Proteins encoded within one genomic window of Methanolacinia paynteri:
- a CDS encoding ORC1-type DNA replication protein, translating to MKKNLLMWEETLFRDPEVFEIDFVPEQFNFRDTQMRELAFQVRPGMKGARPLNTICRGPPGTGKTTSIKKLFLDIEEATHRIIPVHVNCQIENTKFAIFSRIYRKLSGQQPPASGTSFKSLFDSVCKLILDKDAVLLVCLDDANYLLYENEINKVLYTLLRAHESYEGVRIGVIAIISDMGVDLMREVDSRVSSVFRPTDIYFPPYGEDEIREILNQRIQQGLYPNVVNDAMLDLVVEQTANLGDLRVGIDLLKRATLYAENDARRSLEREDICRAYEISKYLHLSHTAKTLKDEEKDVLKIIAENSMDKKELSAGAIFELIKESRKMGYTRYYEIVKKLDAMRLLNLNYREGRGRTRLITLRYDPARVLEILD from the coding sequence ATGAAGAAGAATCTGCTCATGTGGGAGGAGACGCTGTTTCGTGACCCCGAGGTATTCGAGATCGACTTCGTACCCGAGCAGTTCAATTTCCGCGACACCCAGATGAGGGAGCTCGCATTTCAGGTCAGGCCCGGCATGAAGGGTGCAAGACCGCTCAATACCATATGCAGGGGGCCCCCGGGCACGGGGAAGACGACGAGCATAAAGAAGCTTTTCCTGGATATCGAAGAAGCCACCCACAGGATAATCCCGGTGCACGTCAACTGCCAGATTGAAAATACCAAATTCGCAATATTTTCGAGGATCTACAGGAAGCTTTCGGGGCAGCAGCCGCCCGCCTCAGGGACGTCTTTCAAGTCTCTCTTCGACTCGGTCTGCAAACTGATACTTGACAAGGACGCAGTCCTCCTCGTCTGCCTCGACGATGCAAACTACCTCCTTTACGAAAACGAGATCAACAAGGTTCTGTACACCCTCCTCAGGGCCCACGAATCCTATGAAGGCGTCAGGATCGGGGTAATCGCCATAATATCCGACATGGGTGTCGATCTGATGAGGGAGGTCGACAGCAGGGTTTCGTCCGTATTCCGGCCGACCGATATCTACTTCCCGCCTTACGGGGAGGACGAGATCCGCGAGATCCTGAACCAGAGGATACAGCAGGGCCTCTATCCAAACGTGGTAAATGATGCAATGCTCGATCTCGTCGTCGAACAGACCGCAAATCTCGGCGACCTCAGGGTAGGAATCGACCTGCTCAAGAGAGCGACCCTTTACGCTGAGAACGACGCAAGACGGAGCCTTGAGAGGGAGGATATCTGCCGCGCATATGAGATCTCGAAATACCTGCACCTCTCCCATACTGCAAAGACACTCAAAGACGAGGAGAAAGACGTGCTCAAAATCATTGCAGAGAACAGTATGGACAAAAAGGAGCTCTCTGCAGGGGCAATATTCGAACTGATCAAAGAGAGCCGGAAGATGGGCTATACGAGGTACTACGAGATCGTCAAAAAGCTTGATGCGATGAGGCTTTTGAACCTGAACTATCGCGAGGGAAGAGGCCGGACGAGATTAATCACGCTCAGGTACGATCCGGCCCGTGTACTCGAGATTCTCGACTGA
- a CDS encoding NAD-dependent epimerase/dehydratase family protein — protein sequence MFSVVTGGAGFIGSHIVDALVKKGDRVLVIDNLSAGATANIMPHIESGKAEFLQADLLDDGWQERIAGAGRVFHLAADPDVRASAISPARVFDNNVLATERVLDAMRVHGVKEFVFTSTSTVYGEAAVIPTPENYSPMIPISIYGASKLACEAMIAGYAHTYGMKSWVFRFANIIGERSGHGVIWDFVHKLIDNPEELEILGDGKQIKSYLSVGACIEAVLFAVENSGEAFNYFNIGSEDWIDVTALAEIVVEEMDLSGVKFTYTGGDRGWVGDVPKMQLGVDKLKALGWKPETGSAESVRLAVRALLKEIKYI from the coding sequence ATGTTTTCAGTAGTCACAGGAGGGGCCGGTTTTATAGGGTCCCACATCGTCGACGCCCTCGTGAAAAAAGGCGACAGGGTGCTTGTAATCGATAACCTGAGCGCAGGGGCGACTGCAAATATTATGCCCCATATAGAGAGCGGAAAGGCCGAATTTCTGCAGGCCGACCTGCTTGACGACGGGTGGCAGGAGAGGATCGCAGGCGCCGGCAGGGTCTTTCATCTCGCCGCTGACCCGGATGTCAGGGCAAGTGCGATCTCGCCTGCCAGGGTCTTCGACAACAATGTTCTCGCAACCGAGAGAGTTCTCGATGCGATGCGGGTGCACGGGGTAAAAGAGTTCGTCTTCACCTCGACCTCGACCGTGTACGGGGAAGCCGCAGTCATCCCCACGCCGGAGAACTACAGCCCGATGATACCGATCTCAATATACGGTGCATCGAAGCTTGCATGCGAGGCGATGATCGCCGGCTACGCCCATACATACGGAATGAAGTCATGGGTATTCAGGTTTGCAAACATCATCGGCGAAAGAAGCGGACATGGCGTTATATGGGACTTCGTTCATAAGCTGATCGACAACCCGGAAGAGCTCGAGATACTTGGCGACGGAAAGCAGATCAAATCATATCTATCCGTGGGTGCATGCATCGAAGCGGTCCTCTTCGCCGTCGAAAATTCGGGTGAGGCGTTCAACTACTTCAATATCGGATCGGAAGACTGGATCGACGTAACAGCACTGGCAGAGATCGTTGTCGAAGAGATGGATCTTTCCGGCGTGAAGTTCACCTACACGGGTGGCGACCGGGGTTGGGTAGGCGACGTCCCGAAGATGCAGCTCGGGGTGGACAAGCTGAAGGCTTTGGGATGGAAGCCTGAAACAGGCTCGGCCGAATCCGTAAGACTCGCTGTAAGAGCGCTGCTGAAGGAAATAAAATACATATGA
- a CDS encoding cofactor-independent phosphoglycerate mutase, which yields MKAIVILGDGMADEPLEELGGKTPIEYANTPYMDWAASNGACGMLKTVPDGMVPGSDVANLSVLGYDPRECYTGRGPLEAVSMGIDFGEDAIAYRCNLVTIEDGVMADFSAGHITGDDGPRLIESLNEALPEGIRVYPGVSYRNLLILQGGKGSESAPPHDIVGQEIDPHVPKGPDREILLEAMNIAAEVFKDHPVNRERIARGEKPATGIWPWSGGRKPSMEPFKEKYGVSGGMISAVDLLNGIAMLAEMEIITVPGATGFLDTDYMAKAKYALEGLERLDFIYMHVEAPDEAGHMGSIEEKVKAIERLDEAVGMILESTDAAIGILPDHPTPIRLKTHTSNPVPFIIVGRGRDRTTCYSEKEAAENGGFGLIEGDMFMKLLLGQAEKKE from the coding sequence ATGAAAGCGATAGTAATTCTCGGCGACGGAATGGCCGACGAGCCGCTGGAGGAACTCGGCGGAAAGACACCGATAGAATACGCGAATACACCGTACATGGACTGGGCGGCTTCAAACGGTGCCTGCGGGATGCTGAAAACGGTTCCCGACGGAATGGTTCCGGGAAGCGATGTCGCAAACCTCTCCGTCCTCGGGTACGACCCGCGTGAATGCTACACAGGACGAGGACCGCTCGAAGCGGTGAGCATGGGCATAGATTTCGGTGAAGACGCGATTGCCTACCGCTGCAACCTCGTGACCATTGAAGACGGGGTAATGGCAGATTTCTCCGCGGGGCACATAACGGGAGACGACGGCCCCAGGCTTATCGAATCATTAAACGAAGCTCTCCCGGAAGGCATAAGAGTATACCCCGGGGTCAGCTACAGGAATCTCCTCATCCTCCAGGGCGGAAAGGGATCGGAATCGGCACCACCCCATGACATCGTCGGGCAGGAGATCGATCCGCATGTCCCAAAAGGACCCGACAGGGAGATTTTGCTCGAAGCGATGAATATTGCCGCCGAAGTCTTCAAAGACCACCCCGTAAACCGCGAGCGGATAGCCCGCGGTGAGAAGCCGGCAACGGGAATCTGGCCGTGGAGTGGCGGCAGAAAACCGTCGATGGAGCCATTTAAGGAGAAGTACGGGGTTTCGGGCGGAATGATCTCTGCCGTTGACCTCCTGAACGGCATAGCGATGCTCGCGGAGATGGAGATCATAACAGTACCCGGTGCAACCGGATTTCTCGATACCGACTATATGGCTAAGGCAAAATATGCACTCGAAGGGCTGGAGAGGCTCGACTTCATCTACATGCATGTCGAGGCGCCTGACGAGGCCGGGCATATGGGCAGCATCGAAGAGAAGGTTAAGGCGATCGAGCGTCTCGACGAAGCGGTAGGGATGATCCTCGAGAGTACGGATGCGGCCATCGGAATTCTGCCCGACCACCCTACTCCGATCAGGCTCAAGACGCATACATCCAATCCGGTCCCGTTCATCATCGTCGGCAGGGGACGGGACAGAACTACCTGCTATTCCGAGAAAGAAGCGGCTGAAAACGGCGGCTTCGGTCTTATCGAAGGGGATATGTTCATGAAGCTCCTTTTAGGGCAGGCGGAGAAAAAAGAGTAA
- the mch gene encoding methenyltetrahydromethanopterin cyclohydrolase, translating into MISVNEIALDLFEDLAEFPEDYNVEFHQLDNGARLVDCGVSAIGGYQAGKRFTEICMGGLSEITFRNGKINDVPMPFIDVNTDFPAISCLGAQKAGWTVKVGNFFAMGSGPARALSLMPKHTYEVIEYEDESDYAVICLESDTLPNGEVMENIAEKCGVDVANVCAVVAPTASIVGSIQVSGRCVETAIYKLNELGFDTKKIESAMGTAPIPPVKKDSTRAMGCTNDATIYHGQIYLTMRAPEIKDYLDKIPSNKSSSYGEPFYDTFKKANFDFYQIDTNLFSPAEVVINELSEGVVYRVGAINPEVTLKSFGLL; encoded by the coding sequence ATGATAAGTGTCAATGAAATTGCCCTCGATCTTTTTGAGGACCTCGCGGAATTTCCGGAGGATTACAATGTTGAGTTCCACCAGCTCGACAACGGCGCACGTTTAGTCGACTGTGGTGTAAGTGCAATAGGAGGATACCAGGCAGGAAAGCGTTTTACGGAGATCTGCATGGGCGGCCTCTCGGAGATTACGTTCAGGAACGGCAAAATAAACGACGTCCCCATGCCGTTCATCGATGTGAACACCGACTTCCCCGCAATCTCCTGCCTCGGCGCACAGAAGGCGGGATGGACCGTCAAGGTCGGCAACTTCTTCGCGATGGGAAGCGGCCCGGCACGTGCACTCTCGCTGATGCCCAAGCACACATACGAAGTCATCGAATACGAGGATGAGAGCGACTATGCGGTCATCTGCCTCGAATCGGACACACTCCCCAACGGAGAGGTCATGGAGAACATCGCCGAGAAGTGCGGTGTCGATGTGGCTAACGTATGTGCGGTGGTCGCACCTACGGCATCGATCGTCGGTTCGATCCAGGTCTCTGGCCGCTGCGTCGAAACTGCAATATACAAGCTCAACGAGCTCGGCTTCGATACGAAGAAGATCGAGTCCGCGATGGGAACCGCCCCGATTCCCCCGGTGAAGAAGGATTCGACAAGGGCAATGGGATGCACGAACGATGCAACCATCTACCACGGCCAGATCTACCTCACGATGAGAGCACCGGAGATCAAGGATTATCTCGACAAGATCCCGTCCAACAAGTCCTCGTCATACGGAGAGCCGTTCTACGACACGTTCAAGAAGGCGAACTTCGACTTCTACCAGATAGACACGAACCTCTTCTCGCCCGCAGAGGTCGTCATAAACGAATTATCAGAAGGCGTCGTCTACCGCGTAGGCGCTATCAACCCCGAAGTGACACTCAAGTCCTTCGGGCTTCTCTAA